The Panthera tigris isolate Pti1 chromosome A1, P.tigris_Pti1_mat1.1, whole genome shotgun sequence region ATGTGATTCCTTGAATTATATCATTACAGGCTTTTGTGGCCTCAACTGAAACTGACTTAGAAAACCTCATTTATCCccctaaaaacaaggaaaaaaaacaattcaatctGGCACTACTGGATCCAGGTATATAAACAATGACAtcgaaaatgttcattttcatttctttgttctatGTGGGCTTCATGCTTAGGCAGACTTTCCCTCATGGCAGCAAAATGGATGCCAGGAGTTATAGGCTGACATGCGTTACCACTGGAACCGGATTCTTTTCCCTAACCGTTCCAGCAAAACTCTCAGAACTGTGGGTCATTGACCTGGCTTGGGTGACATGCTCACACACATCACAGACAAGGCAGTAGAATGTTCTGTTGTCTATCTCTAGGTCTGTACTTTCTCCTGGATTTCGGGGTGGGATACAGTCAGCCTTACCCAACCACAGGAACCAAGAGCACAGTGGGGTGGCCCTCCATCGGAACACCAGAGTGTTGCCACTATGTCAATAAATGATCCGCCTTTACAGTAATGTAAGGTCCATTTGTGTTGCTTTATCATTTGAGGTCCCACAATTCTGGTCCTCTTCTCTGTTCTAGGGAATAGCCATTTAGACAAGTAAAGATGCTTCTTATGAAATCCCAGAGCTTCCTGTGTCCAGGCCAAAGAGATCCTTGAAGAACTGTATCTTAGGATGTGGCTTCTAAGCCCTTTATTTTCCTTGTGGTTCTCATCTGAACTTGATCAAGTTTATTTATACCTCTTTAATAGTGATACCCAGAATGTTTTGGGTATTCTTTAAAAACCTCAtaagccttggggtgcctgggtggtttagttggttgagtgcctgattcttgatctcagttcaggtcttgatctcagagtcgtgagttcaagagcagtgttgggttctgtgctgggtgtgaagtctacttaagaaaacaatccaaaagtTCATAAACCTTTATTCCTCCTAGAACTATCTAGAggggagaaaaagcatgagcacATAGATAAAATGCACAAAGTATTCACTGCAGTGTTGATTGTAACAGAAACAGTCTATATGTGCATCATTGAGAAAGTGGTTAAATAATCTATGATGTATCCATTCAACAGGACACTATAAGGTCATGAAAACCAATGAAGTACATCTGTAATGTATCATTCTAAAAAAAGTACACAATATATTGTTAATATAGAAAAGGTGCAGACCAATATGGAGGGCATAATCCTGTTTTTACATGAAAACCTTTTGTGTttattgtaatatatatgtgtatatatacattatgaattatacattatgaaatatacAGTATGAATTaggctcacaaaccaaggttttactgtgtgtaTATATCCCCACAGGACTGTGTCAGGGAATTTACATATCAAACTTTCAGCAAACAGAATTGAAAGGGTAGAAAAATGtgtcactttttaatttatatagtttaaaaaatgacattatgggagaatttctttttattctccaaTTTACAACTAAAGAAAACTAAGCCTTTTGACAGAAATTATTGGTTTGATTAGCAGAAGACAGTGATAATAGATGGTCAGGAAGCTTAGAGCTAACTTTCTGAAATAGATGTTTATTTCTGGTTGTAACAGTGAAGTATATCCTTTTTGGGAAAGGAAAACCAGCAAACAGACAAAGTTAATAATTACTTCTAGTGTCACCCCTCAGAGATAATCAATGTTAACACTGATCGTAcatttttccagtatttttcaaagttaaatttaatatttaattgtaaTCATCATCTTATCCCAGCTCCTGGATCAGCTATTTCTCTCTACCTCTATGCAGtttctaatctttgtttttatctttaatgttAACTGttgtattatttgtgtgtgtgtttgatggcAAGCTTCTTTGAAAGTGTAAcatcaaagaaacaaatatataagcTAAGGTAGGACATCTCATGGCTTATAAACAGCAAAATTGGAAGCTGAGAGGAGAATATTCATAAGACTGTGATGAGCAGGGCAGAAATTTGGCTCAGTATGGGGCCAAATATGTGCaggacagaagaaagaaggaagcagaaaaaaggtaggaggggaagagaggtgaCATTAGTTGGATCATAATGctgagaaataaaactatttagaaTGTCCGTCTGGCTTCTTTTATGCATaccatctcattttctttttaaacccaaGGCAGAAGCAAACTGATTTGCATACTGGGCCTCAGGGGAAGAGTCAAGGTGACTGTGGCCTTTTTTTGACAGCCAGAAGGTAAGACAGAGTATCAGGTTGGCTTCCTGAAGTCCTAGGTGCCTAAAGGCTAACCGCAGCTCATCCCACGCCACCACCTCGCTTAGCAGCATTGACATAAAAGTACTGTGGATTGTATTTTAGGCCTGGGGATTTACCCGGCAGATACATATTGTGTACAGTATGGAAATCTCCCCACCCTCACATCCTGCCCTAGCTCACAATGCCCTCTCAGGTGGCATATTCATTGAAAAGGCTATATATAGCCACTGTTTGCCCTGGTTTTCAAAATAATAGATGGGGAACGAAGGTTATTGACTTGAAACCTCTTCCCATGATAAATATGTAGATAAATATGTAGACAATCTTGCATGTCTACCTATACTCCGTATATCATATGCAGCATtttcactctgcctgtctcttcaATCTTAGGCCAATTAGAAATACATGGAAAGTTATGCTTAGAATTGTGGCTTTGGCAGTTTTTCTTGCAAAACAATTACTGTTGGTTTTAATATTGTGATGGGTGTTATTAGGTTCAGCACTCATTAAATTCATTAACTATTACCCTATCGTATGTTTAATTGCCCTCttgttctgtcttcctttctacAGTGTGTTCTTCTACTGTATTGTAAGCTTTTCTGAAGTTAGGGTTCACACATGCTTCACTATCTTCCTTGTTAAGAAAAATTAcccaaaacatgtaaataaagaaTTGTCAAGCAGGCGCCTGTGCTTACAGTTTTATATTAAAGCATTGCTTAACACGCCAGCCCAAGGATTATTTGATTAtctaagagaaggaagagagacaatgGAATTAGACCTGTAAATTAGGACTAAAGTATTACtatctattatttttaacagctttattgagatacatttcacataccataaaattcatccattGAGAGTATatagttcagtgatttttagtatagtCAGAGTTGGTAACTATCACAATgtaatttgagaacattttcagtACCCTAAGAAGACTATCCATTATTGATTGAAGTCTCAGACTCTGTCAAGTTCTGTAATAACTTATAGATTTTTGTTTAGAAGAGatgcaaatgttttctgtttaGTAAAAGATAACCCCAAAGGTTAAGATTTTATTGCCCTGTAGACATTTAACCAGTTTTGTATCTAACCTGACAATGTTCACCTGACTTCTTTTTCCAATGCCAATGACTATTCCTCTGATTTTCCTTTGAACCAGCTTTACTATCCTGCTGGTTCCTTCACTGATGGATTAATTAAATCTTTGCTAAGTTTTCATTCTATATTTGTATGCAAgttatgcttaaaaatttttgagacttACTTTGTGATAACCCAAATGCTCTTAGCACAACAATGGACAATAAGTAACATTGGAATGGACAATAAGTAAATAGATCTTAAGTTACTgaccttcattttttttgataGGGGGTATGTCAGACTTTTAAAGGTTGGGAGGAGAGAATTAAAATTTGAAAGgtcctaaagaaaaataaaaaataaactttgaggggtgcctgggtggctcatctcaTGGTtgaatgatctcacggtcatgggattgagtcctgtgttgggttccaATCTGGGCATGAAgacttcttgagattctctcttcccctctccctctccccctctctctatcaaaaaagaaaaagcataaattTTGCGTGAGATTTTGTGCTATAGAGAGTTAACTTttatgaagttatttatttacttcttttctagACCAAGGCCTGAATCAATGAATATTCTAAGAATAGAGCTTTACtgacataacatttttttaagtttatttattttgagagagagacagagagagtaagtggggggggtcagagagagagagagagagagagagagagagagagagaatcccaagccggctctgcgctgacagtgtgggatctcacaaatctgtgagatcacacccgagcagaaaccaagaattggatccttaactgactgagccacccagccacccctgacataacatttttataaatctataaatcttaaaatattatctatttttgtgtAAGTAGTATGCACAATCCATAATTTGGAAACAGAACCCAAAAGGTGTAAAAGAGAATGTCCTGAAGCACTAAGTCCCCATCCCACCATTTCCCTCAGCCAACAAGTTTTTTGCACACCtttgtgtgcacgtgcacacacacacacacacacacacacaactttttattccaaaatatatgGCATACCATGTATGCTattttgcaacttgctttttttcacttactaaTAGTTATTGAAAACTGTTCGACACCAGGATACATAATAGCTGCCTCATTCAAAACGTGTCTTGCAACTGCTCCCTTTTCACTACTGACACTGATACCACACACCTCTTACCCATTGTTGTCTCCTGCGGGAGCCACCCAGTCTCCACTTCTGTCCCCGGTACCTccacaatctcttttttttttttaattatttttttagtgtttatttatttttgagagcgagacggagagagggagagagagggagggagagagggaggcagagcatgagctggggaggggcagagagagagggagacacagaatctgaaacaggctccaggctctgagctgtcagcacagagcccgatgcagggctcaaaccagaccatgatctcatgacctaagccaaagtcagatgcttaactgaatgaacctcccaggtgccccaacaatctCTTTTCAACATGGTGGCAAGAATGATCCTCTGTATATGAAAGTCCAATCATCTCCCAAAGACAAAGATCTCACGATGTTTTACAAGGTCTGTCCCATGCTATCTGCTCCCCTACCAACACCACGGCTGCCTCTCGGCCTCATCTCCAACCACTGTCCCCCTCCTTCTGCTCTTGTCACTGTAGCCCCCTTGGTGTTCCTCTAACACACTAGTGATACTCCTGCCTCAGAATCTTGGCCCTTGCTTTTCCCTCTGACTGAGAGGCGACTCCCCTAGAGGTCTGCATGGCTTCCTCTTTGACCTCCTTTTGGTTTTTGCTCAAATATTGCTTCTCATTGAGCTTTTCTTGACCACCACCTGCAGCTCGCCTTTCCTTGCACATACTCCCATCCCACGTGCCTACTTTATCTTTCTCCACTGCACTTATCATCAGTGGGCATACCATATATTTGACTCATTTACTGTCTTTACACAAACTCTGTGAGAACAAGGGTATTTGTCTGTGTTGTCCACTGCTGTACTCCTAGcacctagaacagggcctggcacaaagtaggcactTAACAATATTAACTAAATGAATGGGGGCTTCCATGTGCTTTGGATCTCTTGTGACCTTGGTGAAGCTCTTTTAACTTCTCTTTGCCTCATTTACTCCTTTATAAAACATGGAGAGTAGTAGTATCTACAATTTATAGatctattgtgaggattaaagatttaaaagaatgTGAAGTGGTTAGTAACATACCTGGCTTGTAAGTTCTTAATAATATGATTatgatttctttaattattaaccattcatcagaaaaaaaaacttacgAGAACATATGGTTCAGTATAATATAGAAAATCCcagcttcttatttttaaacttgataTTGTCAACTTTTAGTGATTATCTCCTCAGAATAGAAgacactttgttttttgttttgttttgttttgttttttttgagaagtcATTTCACATCTTTAGAGAAAAACAGTTTGGCTCTTTGGAGGTAAAGACCtttatctttgcatttccattttccagCTGGTCCCCAAATTCATATTTGCTCAATcaattttgttgaataaacaaatagaagaaTTAATCTCAATGACTACAaggaaagtaacatttattgGAAGGCTACAATGTATCAGGGACTGTGGTAGGCACTGGGGAtgcaaaaaagaatattttggggttgaaatttatttcaagacCTCCACATGGCAATCGGTGATTCTGGAtggtgcatttttattttagaagtagtCTTctaactgggggagggggaatttgGATTTATCACCtgtgcaaagtgaaaaaaaaactctaaaaaggCATCTTTGCCATAATTTCTCTGAAgagattttcaaagaaacaaaacatcagTGGTTTATCAGGTAGACATCAAGAGTGAAGCAGCAAGCATACCAGTGCGGGAAACCCTATGGTGATTCAAGACCTCTATGAATTCCTGTGGTTCCCAGTAAGTCCCCACGCATATTGCTAACCATGAATGATTCCATATTTGGTGCAGAATGAAGTCTAATGGTGAGCCATGCTGCTTGAGGCAGAGGAAAAAGTCCTGACCTGAGTCACAAGTACTGGGATGGAATCCAGCTCTGCATTCTGACACTGAGCAAGATAATCCTGAGCCTTCATCACTgtaaaacaatggttttcaaatttCACCTCCTTCATATGAGAAAATGGGTGAGAAAAGCCTTCATACCCTGGAAACCACCGTGTAATTGGAACTCTGGTTCTAACAGGTAGCAGTAGCCCCTTTGACCATTTACTCAGCAACTACTTTCCAGTGTCTGTCAGCACTGTGCTATGCACTGGGGACATGCAGAATGGCAATCCCAACAAGATCCCTTCCCTTAGCAATCACAGGGTCCACTTCCAGGATTTTATTCTTAGGACATAATTTAGCAGATGTATAACTATACTTGCAGGAAGATGATCATTATAGGGATATCTGTAACAACAATGaaactggaaaccacccagaTATTTACAAAAGCAGAATTGTTTCATAAATCACGTATCCCAATATCTTGATTAGAAAGAATATCTGGTCTATGCACATCTACATCCTCGTAGGGTCAGCCTGTCCCCTGGTGAGGTGGTGGTTagtttggggtggggagtggggggtggggggagactggTGACCCTGCATCAAGGGGGTGACTGCTTAGAGGCTGGGACAAAGGGGTGTGTGATGAAGACAGGTCACAAAGGACTGGAGGATAAATGCGGTGGTGGGAAGAGATTTAGGCAGAGCCCTGTAGGGAGATGGGCAGTTGccttcactccctctctctctcaaggactCGATTTGTGGCTGGTGGAGCTGTCTCAAATGAAGAGAACCGTGAGCAGCGAGTATTTGTTACCTTATTACACGGCCCACAGCTACCGTTCAATGGGCGTGTTCAATACCTCCATGGGGGAACTGCAACGACAACTGTACAAGGGAGGAGAGTATGACATTTTCAAATACGCACCTATGTTTGAAAGCGACTTTATTCAGATCAGCAAAAAAGGAGAGGTGATTGATGTACACAACCGTGTCCGAATGGTGACTGTGGGCATTGCATCCACCAGCCCCATCCTCCCTTTACCTGATGTCATGCTACTGGCTCGACCAACAAAAGTCTGTGAGGAGCATGCCAGACACGCCCGGACCACCAAGGGGAGAGGTCGCAAGCCCATGAAGACCCTAGAGCTCACCAGGCTACTTCCTTTAAAGTTTGTCAAGATCTCCATTCATGATCGCGAGAAACAGCAGCTGCGCCTAAAGCTGGCCACTGGCCGCACTTTCTATCTGCAGCTGTGTCCCTCTTCAGATGCACGAGAAGACCTATTTTGCTACTGGGAAAAACTTGTCTATCTCCTGAGACCACCAGTGGATAGCTGCAGCAGTACCCCGACACTGCGAACTGGGGATGCAGCCACCTTAGAGGATGACAAAAGCCTAGTGGTAAGCATCAACAGAGACTCAAGCAAATGAGGGAGGGGGCTTTGGCAGAGTAGCTGAAAGCTAGTCCTACAAAACCTCTGGTGCTCTCTGAGGCTCACCTGGGAAACACATTCCACTTGAATAAGCACACAGTCAAATGAGCCACCACTACAGGACTTACCACACTGGGGGAGCTCCTGAGCGCATCTCAAAATTGTCCCATGGGGCTGACTTTCAGAGAGACCTTAGCTAGCAGCTGTTCTGGTCTCATACCCCAGGTTGTTAATTCCTTCCACAGCATCTTGAttgtctcatttcttcttcaaCACTTACCCCAACCCAGTTAGTCTCATCAGCTGTGGAACACTGTTAACAATTAAGAAGTCCTTTCTTCTGTATCCCTGTGACCACCATGTACTGATTAAAATCAGGACAACCCATGTGTGTCTGCACATGCACAATTTTAGTAGCCGCTACAATGTGAGATGTGTGGATTCCTTGGCCCAGGAAACCCTACTTCTAGGAACCTGTCCTGCAGAGATATAAAcccatgtatataaaataaaaatacatgaagatgGGGAACTAACTGTATGAGTGCTTCCCCTGGTGCTGGGAGTGTTGAGTAAAACCAAGTGACCATTTGACAGGGGTGCTGTAGATGGGATCTTGCATCAAGTGGGAGCATAGACTTGATAATTTTGAAGGTCTTTCCAATTATAAGCCCTTGGGTTGTTAAGTTCCAGGTTGAGAAGGAAGTAGAAAGTTCTAGTCTCACTTTGTCATCTCTTTCTTACCTGTTTCTCCTCCCCTGACACAGACCCCAGAGCTCCATGGAGAAGGGGATCAGGATGAGTTTAGGCTTCACAAGCCTCATGAGGTGTCTAGAGCCACCTCTTCTGGTTAcgctgggggagagggaatccATCATGCCCGCCACAGAATGCCTGGTTCACCTGCGGTCCTGAAGACTTCAGGGACTACTGAAGGAGCAGCATCCAGGTCAGCCACAGGCATGGCAGTAGCAGGGACAGCAACGGGTGCTACAACAGGCTTAGCAGTGGCAGGGGCAGGAACAAGGCCTTCCTCTGGTGCTCAGAGCATATCAGCAACCAAGGCTATAGGTCCAGGCCAGGTAAACACAGTGGCCCTGGCTGGAGCCGCCGCCAAATGTCCGGGAGAAAGTGGATCCAACAAGGCCATTGCAGGTGTTGTCAATATATCCTCAGAGGGTACGAACGTGGCCTTGGGCGCTGCAAGCACATCCTCGGTAGGTGATTCCACAGTAACGACAGGAACTGCCAATCTCTCCTCAGCAAGCAGCATGAGTGTGGTGTTTGCAGGTGCAGTGATGACTGGCACACCTACTGGGAAAGACCCAGTAGCAGCACCCCTCGTCTCAACCTTGCAGAGTGAGGGCTACATGTGTGAACGGGATGGAAGCCAGAAGGTCTCCCAGCCCAGTGCTGAAACccggaagggaaaaaaagaaagaagagaaaagaaagatagaaCTTCCAGTAGGAAAAGTTCCCATCACCACAGGAAAGGTGAAAGTCACCACAAGACGGGAAGGAACAAGTCAACCCAGAAATCATCCTCCCACCGGTCCTTATCCAGCCATGACAAAAGAGATgacaaaaaggagaaagggcagagcCATGTAAGAAAGAGAGGACACCACTCTCACAAGAGTGGCAGCTCTGTGGCAAAGGAGTCAAGGACAGCTCACAAATTGGGGAAGATAAAATCTGCAAGCAGTTCAGGTGCTGTAAGTAAGAAATCCAGTAAAATTGGCTCTTTCTTCAAGAGCTTGAAAGTCATTTCTGGTTCAAAAGCAGCGGCCACAACACACAATAGGGAGTTAGACTTCGTGGCTAAGAAGGTAGAGAAGCGCAACATAGAGGCCAAGATAGAGAAAGCCCAGGATGGCCAGGAGGATATCTGTAGTACCCTGACATCTGAGACAATGGAGACAATAATCTATGAAGCCAAATCCATTTAAATAGGAGACCGGACAGGAAGCTGCAGTGGAGACCCAGCCTCGGGGAAACATCCCTAGAGAGTCAATTCCAGCTTTCTCTAATAAAGGAAACCATGCAACTCCAAAAGAAATGCTATCTTGTTTGAATGTCTATATCCCTTAGCCTGGTAGTGACTTCACATTGGCTTCTGTGATGTGAACTATGCTGCAGCCTGAGACCCCAGCATCCAAACAGAACCTGACCTCTCACCCATAACCAGCAGAGCCAAACTGAGAGCCATGCTTTGCCTCAACCCCTTTTGGCCTTTGGTTTCCCCAAGACTATGGCTACAAGTCACAGACTATGGGTTGGAAAGCATCACCACCACTATGTCCCTATgcccttctttttcctccccacaGGTACCTGAACATGGACATTCAGTCCAGTCCATAGACTAAAGACAGAACTCTTGTCTCCTTGGGATAATTGGGAGGTAAAGGGGGGTATAGCAGCATTTTTAGGTAATCAGAATGAGAAGTTTATCATCTAGATCAGGAATTGGCAGCCTGAGGGCCAAATCTTGCTAACCgcctggttttgtaaataaagttttattggaacatagccacagcCATTCATCTGTATATTGCCTATGGCTACTCTCTCATTAAAATGGCAGATCTGAATAGTTACAAGAGAGACCTTATGGCccaaaaaatctgaaatatttaatatctggCTCCTTACAGAAAAGTTTTGCCCACCCCAGATCCAATCTTAACAATTCTTCCTCCTAGGTATATACTTTGGAGAAACTCTCAAATATGTTTTCCAGCAGACAACTAGGAAAATGTTTACAGTAAAACAAGTTGTGATAGCAAAACCCTGGAAACAGTACAAATGTTTATCAAATAGGAGGATCTGTAAATCGTGGTACTGACTACAGTGAATGTTATACAATAGTGAAAATGAATAGCATCTATTCATGTTAGCATGTATGAATCTCACACAACGTTGAATAATAGAAGCAATAGAAAAATGCATATGATGTAGTTCCATTTATAGAACAGTTCAAAAACAAGATCAAACAATATGTTTGGGAATACATATTAAAAgtgtaaagaaaaacaagaaaccagTTACACACCACATTCCAAACAGTAGGTGTCTATAGGGTGAAAAGCTGAGAGGGATGACCTGGGAGGCACAAAGAGCTTCAACAGAGTGGGGATTGTTCTATCAAGCAAAGGACAGTGTCCATGGTAATTTAttattgaatcttttttttattttaacatctctgaaattagGATGGTTTTTAAATTGTTGTCAGCTAGGTAGCAGTCCCTGCCTTAGGAATACCTtaacaaatttatttcattaacacTTTCCTTTTAATATAGACACAAGAGAGATAGACAACAAAATATCCAAGTCTGAAAGATATCTTTCAgtcagtataaaataaaaattctaagcaaCACAAATACTCAAAATTCAGGAACATCGTTAGGGTTTAGCTATATTGttaagaaataatagaataatttaaaatgccaTGTACAAATGAACTGTGTAAATTATGCATGCAAGTGGAAAATAagtcccaaaataaaaaaaatcatcttacaTTAGAAGTgagagtatatatttaaaaaatgcctattgtaaaaaaggaattacattgtcttttcaatttaaaaaaaagctgtaaataGATTTCACAAGcctatgaaaataattaaattgttaaTGATAAAAGTTTGATTTGACAAAAATGATTCTGAGAATCATATATAGTGGTGTAAGCCTGGAGGTTATCCACCCGGCCTTTGCATTCTTCTGTCCAACAATAGTGTCTACTAGGTTGGAAGCTGGGATTTCAGTAAAACTTGGGGATATTGTCCCCAGTGTATGTAGAACAAATGTGTGTGGCAGAGGTGGGGGAAATGAGAAACAAGGTACTCGGGCAGGAGTGGTGGCTTGGGAGTATCAGCGACTTTAGTCTTCTCCAGTCGCTCTGGTGGGTGGCTCTTGTGATTTCTGATATACTAAAACCAATAGATGCTGGGGATTAAGGTATCCTTGGCATTGACTCTTGAAGCAGTGGGTAcaagtagaaggagagagagaagcatgtcCTCAAAGACCTGAAAGGGGCTTTGGA contains the following coding sequences:
- the FAM71B gene encoding protein FAM71B isoform X1 → MGLDLWLVELSQMKRTVSSEYLLPYYTAHSYRSMGVFNTSMGELQRQLYKGGEYDIFKYAPMFESDFIQISKKGEVIDVHNRVRMVTVGIASTSPILPLPDVMLLARPTKVCEEHARHARTTKGRGRKPMKTLELTRLLPLKFVKISIHDREKQQLRLKLATGRTFYLQLCPSSDAREDLFCYWEKLVYLLRPPVDSCSSTPTLRTGDAATLEDDKSLVTPELHGEGDQDEFRLHKPHEVSRATSSGYAGGEGIHHARHRMPGSPAVLKTSGTTEGAASRSATGMAVAGTATGATTGLAVAGAGTRPSSGAQSISATKAIGPGQVNTVALAGAAAKCPGESGSNKAIAGVVNISSEGTNVALGAASTSSVGDSTVTTGTANLSSASSMSVVFAGAVMTGTPTGKDPVAAPLVSTLQSEGYMCERDGSQKVSQPSAETRKGKKERREKKDRTSSRKSSHHHRKGESHHKTGRNKSTQKSSSHRSLSSHDKRDDKKEKGQSHVRKRGHHSHKSGSSVAKESRTAHKLGKIKSASSSGAVSKKSSKIGSFFKSLKVISGSKAAATTHNRELDFVAKKVEKRNIEAKIEKAQDGQEDICSTLTSETMETIIYEAKSI
- the FAM71B gene encoding protein FAM71B isoform X2, translated to MKRTVSSEYLLPYYTAHSYRSMGVFNTSMGELQRQLYKGGEYDIFKYAPMFESDFIQISKKGEVIDVHNRVRMVTVGIASTSPILPLPDVMLLARPTKVCEEHARHARTTKGRGRKPMKTLELTRLLPLKFVKISIHDREKQQLRLKLATGRTFYLQLCPSSDAREDLFCYWEKLVYLLRPPVDSCSSTPTLRTGDAATLEDDKSLVTPELHGEGDQDEFRLHKPHEVSRATSSGYAGGEGIHHARHRMPGSPAVLKTSGTTEGAASRSATGMAVAGTATGATTGLAVAGAGTRPSSGAQSISATKAIGPGQVNTVALAGAAAKCPGESGSNKAIAGVVNISSEGTNVALGAASTSSVGDSTVTTGTANLSSASSMSVVFAGAVMTGTPTGKDPVAAPLVSTLQSEGYMCERDGSQKVSQPSAETRKGKKERREKKDRTSSRKSSHHHRKGESHHKTGRNKSTQKSSSHRSLSSHDKRDDKKEKGQSHVRKRGHHSHKSGSSVAKESRTAHKLGKIKSASSSGAVSKKSSKIGSFFKSLKVISGSKAAATTHNRELDFVAKKVEKRNIEAKIEKAQDGQEDICSTLTSETMETIIYEAKSI